From Herbiconiux flava, one genomic window encodes:
- a CDS encoding acyltransferase family protein → MEKHTAAPPARHRAAAERPDHFLPHIQGLRAIAVLLVVVYHFWPGRLTGGYIGVDVFFVISGFLITQQLARQLERTDRIALPSFYAKRARRLLPAAITVLVFASLATLFVMPLSSLTENVREILASTFYVENWVLALNSVDYLAAANEASLVQHYWSLSLEEQFYLFWPVLMLGASVFAVKVLKRRKWVGLMAVLAIVGLGSFALSVFVTATDPAAAYFVTYTRVWEFAVGGALALLPRLRPTRAWQSNILGWGGIAVVLGCGYLFTAATPFPGYMAALPVLGTAAIIVAHHREKPWDAGRVLSWRPVSFIGDISYSLYLWHWPLIVIAPYIPGWGLSIYNRIALFLFCFVLAWLTKRFIEDPARGWRFFTTRRPRTTLIGVVAAMAVSTLFVTGAWAVQQPKYDAEATQLAQTLADPPECFGAASGPTDGLTAIEPVCANPELDGLIIPSPGFGNADRPEHPDCLSTLNDATVRDCRFGSDDADAPQIALIGDSHAYALMDPFIQMAESNGWHLTTYLKGGCPWTTTPLAGRDAFAASCDSWRSSLTAALSSHEPFDAIFTAALTDRNVPGTSDDETVAAAGYGEAWTPVLDAGTPVVTVVDNPSWDDDPNKCLRTEDASLCTTPREDGLAAFDPIAMAASSAVAAGQDVTLLDFSDTYCTAEECPAVVGGANVYRDVDHLTRTFAFTLEPFLARAMADAIAR, encoded by the coding sequence ATGGAGAAGCACACGGCCGCGCCCCCGGCGAGACACCGCGCCGCGGCCGAGCGACCCGACCACTTCCTCCCGCACATCCAGGGCCTGCGCGCCATCGCCGTGCTGCTCGTGGTGGTCTACCACTTCTGGCCCGGCCGCCTCACCGGCGGCTACATCGGCGTCGACGTCTTCTTCGTGATCTCAGGCTTCCTCATCACGCAGCAGCTCGCCCGTCAGCTCGAGCGCACCGATCGCATCGCCCTGCCGTCGTTCTACGCCAAGCGGGCCCGTCGCCTCCTTCCGGCCGCCATCACGGTGCTCGTCTTCGCGAGCCTCGCGACGCTGTTCGTCATGCCGCTGTCGAGTCTGACCGAGAACGTGCGCGAGATCCTCGCCTCGACGTTCTATGTGGAGAACTGGGTACTGGCCCTCAACTCTGTGGACTACTTGGCGGCGGCGAACGAGGCGAGCCTCGTGCAGCACTACTGGTCGCTCTCGCTCGAGGAGCAGTTCTACCTGTTCTGGCCCGTGCTGATGCTCGGCGCCTCGGTCTTCGCGGTGAAGGTGCTGAAGCGGCGCAAGTGGGTCGGCCTGATGGCCGTGCTCGCGATCGTCGGCCTCGGCAGTTTCGCGCTCTCGGTCTTCGTGACGGCCACCGACCCCGCGGCCGCCTACTTCGTCACCTACACGCGGGTGTGGGAGTTCGCGGTGGGCGGTGCCCTCGCCCTGCTGCCGAGACTGCGGCCGACGCGGGCGTGGCAGTCGAACATCCTGGGCTGGGGCGGCATCGCCGTGGTGCTCGGCTGCGGTTACCTCTTCACGGCGGCGACGCCCTTCCCGGGCTACATGGCGGCGCTGCCCGTGCTCGGCACCGCGGCGATCATCGTGGCGCACCACCGCGAGAAGCCGTGGGACGCCGGCCGCGTGCTGAGCTGGCGCCCGGTCAGTTTCATCGGCGACATCTCGTACTCGCTCTACCTCTGGCACTGGCCGCTGATCGTGATCGCCCCGTACATCCCGGGCTGGGGCCTCAGCATCTACAACCGCATCGCGCTGTTCCTGTTCTGCTTCGTGCTGGCCTGGCTCACCAAGCGGTTCATCGAGGACCCGGCCCGCGGCTGGCGGTTCTTCACCACCCGCCGCCCGCGCACGACGCTGATCGGCGTGGTGGCGGCGATGGCCGTGTCCACGCTCTTCGTCACCGGCGCCTGGGCGGTGCAGCAGCCGAAGTACGACGCCGAGGCCACGCAGCTCGCGCAGACGCTGGCGGATCCGCCGGAGTGCTTCGGTGCCGCATCCGGCCCCACCGACGGCCTCACGGCGATCGAGCCGGTCTGCGCGAACCCCGAGCTCGACGGCCTGATCATCCCGAGCCCCGGCTTCGGCAACGCCGACCGGCCCGAGCATCCCGACTGCCTCTCGACCCTCAACGACGCCACCGTGCGCGACTGCCGGTTCGGCAGTGACGACGCCGACGCGCCGCAGATCGCGCTGATCGGCGACAGCCACGCCTACGCCCTGATGGACCCGTTCATCCAGATGGCCGAGTCGAACGGCTGGCACCTCACGACGTACCTGAAGGGCGGATGCCCGTGGACGACGACCCCCCTGGCCGGCCGTGACGCGTTCGCGGCATCGTGCGACTCGTGGCGCTCCTCCCTCACAGCGGCACTGAGCTCGCACGAGCCCTTCGACGCGATCTTCACGGCCGCGCTCACCGACCGGAACGTGCCGGGCACCTCCGACGACGAGACGGTCGCGGCCGCCGGCTACGGCGAGGCCTGGACGCCCGTGCTCGACGCCGGCACGCCCGTCGTCACCGTGGTCGACAACCCCTCGTGGGACGACGACCCGAACAAGTGCCTCCGCACCGAGGACGCCTCGCTCTGCACGACCCCCCGGGAGGACGGTCTCGCGGCCTTCGACCCGATCGCGATGGCCGCATCCAGCGCCGTCGCCGCCGGCCAGGACGTCACGCTCCTCGACTTCAGTGACACCTACTGCACCGCCGAGGAGTGCCCCGCCGTCGTCGGCGGCGCGAACGTCTACCGCGACGTCGACCACCTCACCCGCACCTTCGCGTTCACGCTCGAGCCGTTCCTCGCCCGGGCGATGGCCGACGCGATCGCGCGCTGA
- a CDS encoding DUF6421 family protein, with product MSARPVSAVSADHRTAESIIGEPEVVEDASVTTDLAQLPAWLDLKAAVAALQPLQVKDGSVPDPVDHSAARSHVETIVDAVAELAPHFPHDAAYLDAVREDFARWAASGFAVPDFLASLVAFAPASHRADGVRHLVVFPMYTQNGSTDRHVEAVLIEVLWPSFIAELEAGEYSNALFLPIRFLDFTAGYDTNSAVLFPESVATSSIPAYTWGGIFADREAARFRRVVRAAAEVTRLELPADAARLLDDQELTERTFVMWDLIHDRTHMRGDLPFDPFMIKQRMPFFLYSLEELRCDLTAFREAVKIERRLASSTVALSDGDATLLEHAKLVQYAVLFDRIFRFAITGSRVRNYDGLGGQLLFAWLHQRGVLHWTDTRLTIDWPEVADAVTALGDAIDELYWRSIDRPKTAHWLAAYELITATVTPNPASVWAEGPKALPLDGPPRGLTDAVLDDEFPLSMFYEALEKKMRDVISSTAGLTGRDR from the coding sequence ATGTCCGCACGCCCCGTCTCAGCCGTCAGCGCCGACCACCGCACAGCCGAGTCCATCATCGGAGAACCCGAGGTCGTCGAGGACGCCTCCGTCACCACCGACCTCGCTCAGCTGCCCGCCTGGCTGGACCTCAAGGCCGCCGTCGCCGCCCTGCAGCCGCTGCAGGTGAAGGACGGATCGGTTCCCGACCCGGTCGACCACTCCGCCGCCCGCTCGCACGTCGAGACGATCGTCGACGCCGTCGCCGAGCTCGCCCCGCACTTCCCGCACGACGCCGCCTACCTCGATGCCGTGCGCGAGGACTTCGCGCGCTGGGCCGCCTCCGGCTTCGCCGTGCCCGACTTCCTGGCCTCGCTGGTCGCCTTCGCGCCCGCCTCGCACCGGGCCGACGGGGTGCGCCATCTCGTGGTCTTCCCGATGTACACGCAGAACGGCAGCACCGACCGGCACGTCGAGGCGGTGCTGATCGAGGTGCTCTGGCCGTCGTTCATCGCCGAGCTCGAGGCCGGCGAGTACTCGAACGCGCTGTTCCTGCCCATCCGCTTCCTCGACTTCACGGCGGGGTACGACACGAACTCGGCCGTTCTCTTCCCGGAGTCGGTGGCCACGTCGAGCATCCCGGCGTACACCTGGGGCGGCATCTTCGCCGACCGGGAGGCCGCACGGTTCCGCCGCGTGGTGCGGGCGGCGGCCGAGGTCACCCGGCTCGAGCTGCCCGCCGACGCGGCGCGCCTGCTCGACGACCAGGAGCTCACCGAGCGCACCTTCGTGATGTGGGACCTGATCCACGACCGCACGCACATGCGCGGCGACCTGCCGTTCGACCCGTTCATGATCAAGCAGCGGATGCCCTTCTTCCTGTACTCGCTGGAGGAGCTGCGGTGCGACCTCACCGCGTTCCGCGAGGCCGTGAAGATCGAGCGGCGGCTGGCTTCGTCGACCGTCGCCCTGTCGGACGGGGACGCGACGCTGCTCGAGCACGCGAAGCTCGTGCAGTACGCGGTGCTGTTCGACCGCATCTTCCGCTTCGCCATCACCGGCTCGCGCGTGCGCAACTACGACGGGCTCGGCGGGCAGCTGCTGTTCGCCTGGCTGCACCAGCGCGGCGTATTGCATTGGACAGACACCCGCCTCACCATCGACTGGCCCGAGGTCGCCGACGCGGTCACCGCGCTCGGCGACGCGATCGACGAGCTCTACTGGCGCTCGATCGACCGGCCGAAGACGGCCCACTGGCTGGCGGCCTACGAACTGATCACCGCGACCGTCACCCCGAACCCGGCCTCGGTCTGGGCCGAGGGGCCGAAGGCGCTGCCGCTCGACGGGCCGCCGCGCGGGCTCACCGACGCCGTGCTCGACGACGAGTTCCCCCTCTCGATGTTCTACGAGGCTCTCGAGAAGAAGATGCGCGACGTCATCTCCTCGACGGCCGGCCTCACGGGCCGGGACCGGTGA
- a CDS encoding SDR family NAD(P)-dependent oxidoreductase has translation MTAAGGPGVAGRRVVVTGATSESGVAVCAALVAAGAGVVAVGSNAERVAAVAGRVPGVATEVCDLSDSAAVDAFALRLLATEAIAGDTPVAAGGVSEAGGARGVDGLIHLVGGWVGGAGIPGQSDEGWAAMERSFRTLRNTLRSFYPALAESPAGRTAFVSSVSVAAPTASGADYTAAKAASESWMRSVAQGFAKSAPDAAAVIFAVRSLVDERMRAASPEKTFAGATDVGTLAEAVVELWNAPAAELNGARLVLQ, from the coding sequence GTGACCGCGGCGGGCGGGCCCGGGGTGGCCGGGCGCCGCGTGGTCGTGACGGGCGCGACGAGCGAGTCGGGCGTCGCGGTCTGCGCGGCGCTCGTCGCCGCCGGCGCCGGCGTGGTGGCCGTGGGCTCGAACGCCGAGCGCGTGGCGGCGGTGGCCGGCCGCGTACCGGGCGTGGCCACCGAGGTCTGCGACCTCAGCGACAGCGCCGCGGTCGACGCGTTCGCCCTCCGCCTGCTCGCGACGGAGGCGATCGCGGGTGACACCCCGGTGGCCGCCGGCGGGGTGAGCGAGGCCGGTGGGGCCCGCGGGGTCGACGGGCTGATCCACCTCGTGGGCGGCTGGGTCGGCGGCGCGGGCATCCCGGGGCAGAGCGACGAGGGCTGGGCGGCGATGGAGCGGTCGTTCCGCACCCTGCGCAACACCCTGCGCTCGTTCTACCCGGCACTCGCGGAGTCGCCGGCCGGGCGCACCGCCTTCGTGTCCTCGGTGTCGGTCGCCGCGCCCACCGCATCCGGCGCCGACTACACCGCGGCGAAGGCCGCTTCCGAGTCGTGGATGCGCTCGGTCGCCCAGGGCTTCGCGAAGAGCGCCCCCGACGCCGCGGCGGTCATCTTCGCCGTGCGATCGCTGGTCGACGAGCGGATGCGCGCCGCATCGCCCGAGAAGACCTTCGCCGGGGCGACCGACGTGGGCACCCTCGCCGAGGCGGTCGTCGAGCTGTGGAACGCCCCCGCGGCCGAACTGAACGGGGCACGGCTGGTGCTGCAGTAG
- a CDS encoding SDR family NAD(P)-dependent oxidoreductase, with protein MAAYDVAGRSAIVTGAGSGIGRAVALELAKNGAAVLVSDVREEPAQKVVDEIRAAGGTAEVLVGDVSDPEFAEASVVAAEKLAPLGIAVNNAGIGGEAATIGDYSLDSWRKVIEINLNAVFYGLKAQLPAMAKNGGGAVVNMASVLGSVGIPMSSAYVTAKHGLVGLTKNAALEYGAQNVRVNAVGPGFIHTPLVDANLSAEAQQALAAKHALGRLGTSEEVAALVTFLVSDAASFVSGSYHLVDGGYAAQ; from the coding sequence ATGGCTGCATATGACGTCGCCGGACGATCCGCGATCGTGACGGGAGCCGGCTCGGGCATCGGGCGTGCGGTCGCGCTCGAACTCGCGAAGAACGGAGCCGCGGTGCTCGTCAGCGACGTGCGCGAGGAGCCGGCCCAGAAGGTCGTCGACGAGATCCGCGCTGCGGGCGGCACCGCCGAGGTTCTGGTGGGCGACGTCAGCGACCCCGAGTTCGCCGAGGCGAGCGTCGTGGCCGCCGAGAAGCTCGCTCCGCTCGGCATCGCGGTGAACAACGCCGGCATCGGCGGGGAAGCCGCCACCATCGGCGACTACTCGCTCGACAGCTGGCGCAAGGTGATCGAGATCAACCTCAACGCTGTCTTCTACGGCCTCAAGGCGCAGCTGCCCGCGATGGCGAAGAACGGCGGTGGCGCGGTCGTGAACATGGCGTCGGTGCTCGGTTCGGTGGGCATCCCGATGTCGTCGGCCTACGTCACCGCGAAGCACGGCCTGGTCGGCCTGACGAAGAACGCAGCCCTGGAGTACGGCGCGCAGAACGTGCGCGTCAACGCGGTCGGCCCCGGGTTCATCCACACGCCGCTCGTCGACGCGAATCTCTCGGCCGAGGCGCAGCAGGCGCTCGCCGCGAAGCACGCGCTCGGCCGCCTGGGCACCTCAGAGGAGGTCGCGGCCCTCGTGACCTTCCTCGTCAGCGACGCCGCGTCGTTCGTCTCGGGCAGCTACCACCTCGTCGACGGCGGCTACGCGGCCCAGTAG
- a CDS encoding TetR/AcrR family transcriptional regulator — MDARHRRSRAKLADAVLRLASERPIDEVTASEIAAAAGVNRSTFYAHAASPLALLESVLRDELDALRDRYLASIPDSSVPRAAAAEAVTAVTLAVLENIESHAAIYERGLLADAGGGHRGETSLRPMLAAHFEESSRQLLAQHALFPSDEEEAADPLLAAMVGPFVANGSVGAIAAWLAQPEPRDAEAFLRSYRRLVPPWFPLAPPLSAAGSRKGSCTSCSSYPALHIRRARDGRGAAAR; from the coding sequence ATGGATGCACGTCACAGACGCAGCCGCGCCAAGCTGGCGGATGCGGTGCTGCGCCTGGCCTCGGAGCGGCCGATCGACGAGGTCACGGCGTCCGAGATCGCTGCCGCGGCCGGGGTGAACCGCTCGACGTTCTACGCCCACGCCGCCTCGCCGCTCGCGCTGCTGGAGAGCGTGCTGCGCGATGAGCTCGACGCCCTGCGCGACCGGTATCTCGCCTCGATCCCCGATTCCTCGGTGCCGCGCGCTGCCGCCGCGGAGGCCGTGACCGCGGTGACGCTCGCGGTGCTGGAGAACATCGAGTCGCACGCGGCGATCTACGAGCGCGGGCTGCTGGCCGACGCCGGGGGCGGTCACCGCGGCGAGACGAGTCTGCGGCCGATGCTCGCGGCGCACTTCGAGGAGTCGAGCCGGCAGCTGCTCGCCCAGCACGCGCTCTTCCCCAGCGACGAGGAGGAGGCCGCCGACCCGCTGCTCGCCGCCATGGTCGGCCCCTTCGTCGCCAACGGCAGCGTGGGCGCGATCGCGGCCTGGCTCGCGCAGCCCGAGCCGCGCGACGCGGAGGCCTTCCTCCGCAGCTACCGCCGCCTCGTCCCGCCGTGGTTCCCCCTCGCCCCCCCACTGAGCGCCGCCGGATCGCGTAAAGGCTCCTGCACCTCCTGCTCGTCGTACCCTGCTCTCCACATCCGCCGCGCGAGGGATGGGCGCGGTGCCGCCGCTCGCTAG
- a CDS encoding sensor histidine kinase: MSSASDDWQRPRPGAAGYRRDAIAAAALAGATFLSWLLFSSAMTAQSHAPWWGGAIFSVLVAGSLAFRRRWPEIVALVVAVTFVVGQYSGIWEQLFNNICLFIALYTVGAWGRNRTLATALRILISVGMLLWLAGVLIFQALNPDIAPEVSRDGPLSQFAAIGLIQIVTNLLYFGGAYVFGNAAWASARQREALEQRTLELEREREVSSRQAVELERSRIARELHDVVAHHVSVMGLQAGAARRVLERGPAGAAVDPRAVQALSVIEENGREAVDELQRMLGALRERGDDPSTTASTRGIAQLDELVDEARAAGLPVTFSTVGAERPVPTAIGLTVYRLAQESLTNVRKHAGPRATADVRLRFLADAVELEVSDTGAGAGASSPGGPAGGTGGAHLGQIGMRERVAAAGGELELGPKPRGGYRVRARLPLSPSAPGPAAGTEARAGSEAPAGFEAPAGTGATAGTGAPAGTGATAGADTPKETA, translated from the coding sequence ATGAGTTCAGCATCCGACGACTGGCAGCGGCCCCGCCCCGGCGCGGCCGGCTACCGGCGCGACGCGATCGCTGCAGCGGCGCTGGCTGGGGCGACCTTCCTCAGCTGGCTGCTGTTCTCGAGCGCCATGACCGCCCAGTCGCACGCGCCCTGGTGGGGCGGCGCGATCTTCTCGGTGCTCGTCGCGGGCTCGCTGGCGTTCCGGCGGCGGTGGCCCGAGATTGTGGCGCTCGTGGTCGCCGTCACCTTCGTGGTGGGGCAGTACTCGGGCATCTGGGAGCAGCTGTTCAACAACATCTGCCTGTTCATCGCGCTGTACACGGTGGGCGCCTGGGGGCGCAACCGAACGCTGGCCACGGCGCTGCGCATCCTGATCAGCGTCGGCATGCTGCTCTGGCTGGCCGGCGTGCTGATCTTCCAGGCGCTGAACCCCGACATCGCTCCCGAGGTCTCGCGCGACGGGCCGCTGTCGCAGTTCGCCGCGATCGGGTTGATCCAGATCGTCACGAACCTGCTGTACTTCGGCGGCGCCTACGTCTTCGGCAACGCCGCCTGGGCCTCGGCCCGGCAGCGCGAGGCCCTCGAACAGCGCACCCTCGAGCTCGAGCGTGAGCGCGAGGTCAGCAGCCGCCAGGCGGTCGAGCTCGAGCGCTCGCGCATCGCCCGCGAGCTGCACGACGTCGTGGCGCACCACGTCTCGGTGATGGGGCTGCAGGCGGGGGCCGCGCGCCGCGTGCTCGAACGCGGCCCGGCGGGTGCCGCCGTCGACCCTAGGGCGGTGCAGGCGCTGTCGGTGATCGAGGAGAACGGCCGTGAGGCGGTCGACGAACTGCAGCGGATGCTCGGTGCCCTCCGCGAGCGCGGCGACGACCCCTCGACCACCGCCTCCACCCGCGGCATCGCGCAGCTCGACGAGCTCGTCGACGAGGCCCGCGCGGCGGGGCTGCCCGTGACCTTCTCCACCGTCGGAGCCGAGCGACCCGTGCCCACGGCCATCGGTCTCACCGTCTACCGCCTGGCTCAGGAGTCGCTCACCAACGTGCGGAAGCACGCCGGCCCCCGCGCCACGGCCGACGTGCGCCTGCGGTTCCTGGCCGACGCGGTCGAGCTGGAGGTCAGCGACACGGGAGCCGGTGCCGGGGCGTCGTCGCCGGGCGGGCCCGCCGGAGGCACAGGGGGTGCCCACCTCGGTCAGATCGGCATGCGCGAGCGCGTGGCAGCCGCCGGTGGTGAGCTCGAGCTCGGCCCGAAGCCCCGCGGCGGCTACCGGGTGCGCGCCCGTCTGCCGCTCAGCCCCAGCGCGCCCGGCCCTGCCGCCGGCACCGAGGCCCGCGCCGGCTCCGAGGCCCCCGCCGGCTTCGAGGCCCCCGCCGGAACCGGCGCCACCGCGGGCACCGGCGCCCCTGCGGGCACCGGCGCCACCGCCGGTGCCGACACGCCGAAGGAGACCGCATGA
- a CDS encoding response regulator, whose protein sequence is MTTPIRVLLADDQDLVRVGLRIILESEDGIEVVGEARNGREAVALGLELAPDVICMDVQMPELDGLEATRQLIAHGTAAGILILTTFDRDDYLFAALEAGASGFVLKNSSPESLVDAVQVVARGDALLSPDVTRRVIESFARRRGAPTPAPAGAGHAARTGETKPAEETATTPTLTPAPELDALTDREREVLGLLAAGRSNAEIARELYLGEATVKTHVSKILQKLGLRDRIQAVVFAYETGVAVPGRP, encoded by the coding sequence ATGACCACCCCGATCCGCGTGCTGCTCGCCGACGACCAGGATCTGGTGCGCGTCGGCCTCCGCATCATCCTCGAGTCCGAGGACGGCATCGAGGTCGTCGGCGAGGCCCGCAACGGCCGCGAGGCCGTGGCCCTCGGCCTCGAGCTCGCCCCCGACGTCATCTGCATGGACGTGCAGATGCCCGAGCTGGACGGGTTGGAGGCCACGAGGCAGCTGATCGCCCACGGCACGGCGGCAGGCATCCTGATCCTCACCACCTTCGACCGCGACGACTACCTGTTCGCCGCCCTCGAGGCCGGTGCCAGCGGGTTCGTGCTGAAGAACTCCTCGCCCGAGAGCCTCGTCGACGCGGTGCAGGTGGTGGCGCGCGGCGACGCCCTCCTCTCGCCTGACGTCACCCGCCGCGTGATCGAGAGCTTCGCCCGCCGCCGCGGAGCGCCCACGCCCGCGCCGGCGGGCGCCGGACACGCAGCACGCACCGGAGAGACAAAGCCCGCCGAAGAAACAGCGACCACGCCGACCCTCACTCCCGCCCCCGAGCTCGACGCCCTCACCGACCGCGAGCGCGAGGTGCTCGGCCTCCTCGCCGCCGGCCGCTCGAACGCCGAGATCGCCCGCGAGCTCTACCTCGGCGAGGCCACCGTGAAGACCCACGTCTCCAAGATCCTGCAGAAGCTGGGCCTCCGCGACCGCATCCAGGCCGTCGTCTTCGCCTACGAGACGGGGGTCGCGGTACCCGGCCGGCCCTGA
- a CDS encoding MFS transporter yields the protein MDRLPWTRFHWMVVFGLGVSWILDGLEIQIIASNGFQETLGMDSSQVGLAGTIYLVGQVVGALVFGRLSDKWGRKKLFIITLAIYLVGSALAGLSPNMEFLFAMRFVAGLGIGGEYAAINSAIDELIPSHYRGRVDIAINGTYWGGAALGSVANLFFLNPDNFAENIGWRLAFFIGPVVGLIMIYMRRHIPESPRWLMTHGKEDVAEKTVDDIEAQVEKSTGKKLDPVPEDQSIEVTPLDRIPFKKIASVLIRDYPNRTVVGLTMMITQSFLYNAIFFTYALALQNFYGVENDAVQYFFFPFAIGNLLGPLVLGHLFDTWGRRKMILLTYGLAGIILTISGFLFQADVLNATTQTIFWCVSFFFASAGASSAYLTVSELFPLEMRSQVISYFFSIGQIVGAVAPVLFGTLIGDGSDRGPISIGYIGAGIVMIAGGIVAFVFGVNAERKPLEAITSPLSAVNPGKVKVEGERTTRERAARK from the coding sequence ATGGACCGCCTGCCCTGGACGAGGTTCCACTGGATGGTCGTGTTCGGCCTGGGGGTCTCGTGGATCCTCGACGGCCTCGAGATCCAGATCATCGCCTCGAACGGCTTCCAGGAGACGCTCGGCATGGACTCCTCGCAGGTGGGCCTGGCCGGCACCATCTACCTCGTGGGCCAGGTGGTCGGAGCGCTCGTGTTCGGGCGATTGAGTGACAAATGGGGCCGCAAGAAGCTCTTCATCATCACCCTCGCGATCTACCTCGTCGGATCGGCGCTCGCCGGCCTGAGCCCGAACATGGAGTTCCTGTTCGCGATGCGCTTCGTCGCCGGTCTCGGCATCGGCGGCGAGTACGCGGCGATCAACTCGGCGATCGACGAGCTCATCCCGAGCCACTACCGCGGCCGCGTCGACATCGCGATCAACGGCACCTACTGGGGCGGTGCCGCCCTCGGTTCGGTGGCCAACCTGTTCTTCCTGAACCCCGACAACTTCGCCGAGAACATCGGCTGGCGGCTGGCGTTCTTCATCGGCCCGGTGGTCGGTCTGATCATGATCTACATGCGCCGGCACATCCCCGAGAGCCCGCGCTGGCTGATGACCCACGGCAAGGAGGACGTCGCCGAGAAGACCGTCGACGACATCGAGGCCCAGGTCGAGAAGTCGACGGGCAAGAAGCTCGACCCGGTGCCCGAGGACCAGTCCATCGAGGTCACGCCGCTCGACCGCATCCCGTTCAAGAAGATCGCCAGCGTGCTCATCCGCGACTACCCGAACCGCACGGTCGTGGGCCTGACCATGATGATCACGCAGTCGTTCCTCTACAACGCGATCTTCTTCACCTACGCCCTGGCGCTGCAGAACTTCTACGGCGTCGAGAACGACGCGGTGCAGTACTTCTTCTTCCCGTTCGCCATCGGCAACCTGCTCGGCCCGCTCGTGCTCGGGCACCTGTTCGACACCTGGGGCCGGCGCAAGATGATCCTGCTCACCTACGGGCTGGCCGGCATCATCCTGACGATCTCGGGTTTCCTGTTCCAGGCCGACGTGCTGAACGCCACCACGCAGACGATCTTCTGGTGCGTGTCGTTCTTCTTCGCCAGTGCCGGAGCCTCGTCGGCCTACCTGACCGTCAGCGAGCTGTTCCCGCTCGAGATGCGCTCGCAGGTGATCTCGTACTTCTTCTCGATCGGCCAGATCGTCGGCGCCGTCGCCCCCGTGCTCTTCGGCACCCTGATCGGTGACGGCTCCGACCGCGGCCCCATCTCGATCGGCTACATCGGAGCCGGCATCGTGATGATCGCCGGCGGCATCGTGGCCTTCGTCTTCGGGGTGAACGCCGAACGCAAACCGCTCGAGGCGATCACGAGTCCGCTCTCCGCCGTCAACCCCGGCAAGGTGAAGGTCGAGGGCGAGCGCACGACCCGCGAGCGCGCCGCCCGAAAGTAG
- a CDS encoding ABC transporter ATP-binding protein gives MLEIENVSRSFGQNRVLDGVSFTVGDGRMTGFVGGNGAGKTTTMRIILGVLASDTGTITLDGTRLTPADRALFGYMPEERGLYPKMKVAEQIVYLGRLHGMTSAAAAASTADLLDRLGLGDRANATVESLSLGNQQRAQIAAALVHDPSVLVLDEPFSGLDPMAVETVQTVLTEHAATGVPVLFSSHQLDIVERICDDLVVIANGTIRAQGSREELRSQHSEARYEIDLTHDAGWVREMPGVRVVELDGDYAVFEVERGGQGQDAAQAVLRRALETGPVRRFAPVLPTLSQIFKEVVR, from the coding sequence ATGCTCGAGATCGAGAACGTGAGCCGGTCGTTCGGCCAGAACCGTGTGCTCGACGGCGTGAGCTTCACGGTCGGCGACGGGCGCATGACCGGCTTCGTCGGCGGCAACGGAGCCGGCAAGACCACGACGATGCGCATCATCCTCGGGGTGCTCGCGAGCGACACGGGCACCATCACCCTCGACGGCACGCGGCTCACGCCCGCCGATCGCGCCCTGTTCGGCTACATGCCCGAGGAGCGCGGCCTCTACCCCAAGATGAAGGTCGCCGAGCAGATCGTGTACCTCGGAAGGCTGCACGGCATGACATCCGCCGCGGCCGCCGCCAGCACCGCCGACCTGCTCGACCGCCTCGGCCTCGGCGACCGCGCGAACGCCACCGTCGAGAGCCTCTCGCTCGGCAACCAGCAGCGCGCCCAGATCGCCGCCGCCCTCGTGCACGACCCCAGCGTGCTCGTGCTCGACGAGCCCTTCTCGGGCCTCGACCCGATGGCCGTCGAGACCGTGCAGACCGTGCTCACCGAGCACGCGGCGACCGGGGTGCCCGTGCTGTTCTCCTCGCACCAGCTCGACATCGTGGAGCGCATCTGCGACGACCTCGTGGTGATCGCGAACGGCACCATCCGCGCGCAGGGTTCTCGGGAGGAGCTGCGGTCGCAGCACTCCGAGGCCCGCTACGAGATCGACCTGACGCACGACGCCGGCTGGGTGCGCGAGATGCCGGGCGTGCGCGTGGTCGAGCTCGACGGCGACTACGCCGTGTTCGAGGTCGAGCGCGGGGGGCAGGGCCAGGATGCGGCCCAGGCCGTGCTGCGGCGCGCCCTCGAGACCGGCCCGGTGCGCCGCTTCGCCCCCGTTCTGCCCACCCTGTCCCAGATCTTCAAGGAGGTCGTGCGATGA